In Bacillus oleivorans, the genomic stretch GGATTGTTGACTTCACAGCCACATCGGTTTTCTTTCATGTTTTCACGAATAGCGTCTACTGGTGTCAAACCCTTTTGCAAATAATTATTTATTTTTTCATTAGTCCAATCAAAACAATAACAAATAGGAGCGTTTTCGTCTTTTTGATGAACAGGAACTTTTATTTCAGATACAAGGTATTTTTTATGACTCGTATCAAAATATACCACTTCACAATCTGGGGTTGAGCAAAAATAGTAAGTTTCCTTAGCATTTAATGTTTCCAATGAAGCTGGTACAAGTAAAGATTTCAGTGTAATGAGTTTTACATTTTTCGGTTTATTTTTACAGGAAGGACAATGATCATTTCTTTTAATATTCATTTCGTTTAACTCGTTACAGCATTCTTCCATCATTCTGTCTCCCCCCTACAAATTAAATTTCTAAAAACAGGATATTTACTTAAGAGCTCTCCCATCTAAATATTTTTTCATTAACTCATTGGAAATCTCTGCGGCTTCCGTACGGTTCCTTGCAGGCGCAGCAATCATCAAACCATCTGCTAACGTCCAATCTCCTTTTAAAATAGTCACTTTGCTAAGATTTTTATTTATAAAAACAGATCCATAACTATAAGTATGTGGTTTTCCATTTTCAATCCATGTATAAACAATATCGCCTCGGCCGTGTTCAAGGAAGTTAATAACAACACTTCTCGCATCTTTCGGAACCGGCAGCTCTTCACCTTCGACATCAATGGTACCTTCAAACGTCCTTTGACCATTTAAGCTTCTCTGCAACACCCCGTTAATATGTATTTCTACTGTTTCAGCTTCTGCTTCATTTCCCAATTGATAAGAAACACCTTGAAAGGTTTTGGCATGCTCGGCAGGGAAGGTATACCATAATATATAAACTGTCGAAATCAGCAAAATCGAAATTAATGATCCTATAATGATTTTCTTCACGTTATCACGACCCTTGTAGAAATGATACGATAAAATTAAAAACAATATAAATCAATACTAACATAAATGTTATGGTCTTATTAATATTGACAAGCATGATAATGACAATCAAACTTTGAAATAAAACGTAATCGAAAAAAACGAATACAAGGGAGTGACCGATATGATCTTGCAGTTAGAAAATGTTTCGTTGAGACGAGGAAATCAATGGATCTTACAGGATATCAGCTGGCGAGTGGAACAAGGTCAACACTGGGTGATATTAGGATTAAACGGTTCTGGAAAAACATCGATCTTAAATTTGCTAAATGCGTACACTTTTCCGACAAAGG encodes the following:
- a CDS encoding putative iron-sulfur cluster-binding metallochaperone gives rise to the protein MEECCNELNEMNIKRNDHCPSCKNKPKNVKLITLKSLLVPASLETLNAKETYYFCSTPDCEVVYFDTSHKKYLVSEIKVPVHQKDENAPICYCFDWTNEKINNYLQKGLTPVDAIRENMKENRCGCEVNNPQGSCCLGNVTAFIKQYS